A region of Fusobacteriaceae bacterium DNA encodes the following proteins:
- a CDS encoding ABC transporter substrate-binding protein, which produces MKKVLSVLSVLLLSALSLSAKAPKDIKIGATQIIEHPSLDLSRKGFEKALADQGYGDAQIEFQNAQGDVGTAQLIAKGYVDAKKDLIFTISTPSSQAAYNATKDIPIVLTAVTDPIASGLTGKNITGTPDPLPIASQIALVKAVFPGLKKIGLIYNTGEANSVISINEIKDEAKKAGIGYEEAGVTSVNEIAPALDALLSKVDMIFMTTDNTVVSAFALVLEKSNKAGKPVFGSTEDSVPSGALMTATIDFYKIGYRAGEMAVEILKGKSPADMPYEKPKEDLVLVNKKVAERYKVDLSNPAFKNAKIVE; this is translated from the coding sequence ATGAAAAAAGTTTTGTCGGTTTTGTCGGTATTATTGCTGAGCGCACTCAGTCTTTCGGCCAAGGCGCCCAAGGACATCAAGATCGGAGCGACCCAGATTATTGAGCATCCGTCGCTGGACCTGTCGCGGAAAGGCTTTGAGAAGGCCCTCGCCGATCAGGGTTACGGAGACGCGCAGATTGAGTTTCAGAACGCCCAGGGCGACGTGGGGACGGCGCAACTGATTGCCAAAGGCTATGTGGACGCCAAAAAAGATTTGATTTTCACCATATCCACGCCGAGCTCCCAGGCCGCTTACAACGCCACCAAGGATATTCCCATTGTCCTGACCGCCGTGACGGATCCCATCGCTTCGGGACTCACGGGAAAAAATATCACGGGAACGCCCGATCCGCTGCCCATCGCGTCGCAGATCGCCCTTGTGAAGGCGGTATTTCCCGGACTCAAGAAAATCGGTCTCATTTACAATACCGGAGAAGCCAATTCCGTGATTTCCATCAACGAGATCAAGGATGAGGCGAAAAAAGCGGGTATCGGTTATGAGGAAGCGGGCGTCACCTCCGTCAACGAGATTGCCCCGGCGCTGGACGCGCTGCTGTCCAAAGTGGACATGATCTTCATGACAACGGATAACACGGTGGTTTCGGCCTTTGCCCTCGTTCTCGAAAAATCCAACAAAGCGGGAAAGCCCGTATTCGGTTCGACGGAAGATTCCGTGCCCAGCGGCGCTTTGATGACGGCGACCATCGATTTCTACAAGATCGGTTACCGGGCCGGCGAAATGGCCGTCGAGATCCTCAAAGGGAAGTCCCCTGCCGATATGCCCTATGAGAAACCCAAGGAAGACCTTGTCCTGGTCAACAAGAAAGTCGCGGAAAGATACAAGGTCGATCTCTCCAATCCGGCCTTCAAGAACGCCAAGATCGTGGAATAA
- a CDS encoding VOC family protein gives MKFSHVTIHAKAFEKSVAFYRDIVGLPIARTVPADAPLEKARIAFMGDGETVVELIRQAAPAEPVVAVNITIGFLVPGDIAAWKAELAAGGFEIIEPETLPPNVIFFYIKDPDGVLVQFYRYR, from the coding sequence ATGAAATTCAGTCATGTCACCATACACGCCAAAGCCTTTGAAAAATCCGTCGCCTTTTACCGCGATATCGTCGGACTCCCGATTGCCCGCACCGTACCGGCCGATGCGCCTCTGGAAAAAGCGCGGATCGCCTTTATGGGGGACGGGGAGACCGTCGTGGAATTGATTCGCCAGGCCGCGCCCGCGGAACCTGTCGTTGCCGTCAATATTACCATCGGGTTTCTCGTTCCCGGGGATATCGCCGCGTGGAAGGCGGAACTTGCGGCCGGGGGCTTTGAGATCATCGAACCCGAAACGCTGCCGCCCAACGTGATCTTTTTCTATATTAAGGATCCCGACGGGGTGCTGGTGCAGTTTTACCGATACAGATGA
- a CDS encoding formylglycine-generating enzyme family protein, translating into MVFAIPANGQTGRQSATPTGMVYIPGGAFLMGSPVTETGRRNDETAHPVTVSSFYLSPFEVTQREYQALTGTNPSAWKGENNPVTHVSWFDAIRFCNAKSRREGLADAYEINGENVTWNQSANGYRLPTEAEWEYACRAGTVTPFNTGETITARQANFNDKSFFGSNTTGESGKQTMPVGSFAPNAWGLYDMHGNVWEWCWDWYGAYSDEAQRDPQGASSGSARVDRGGAWIEVGPQNLRSACRDRHQPADKGRRLGFRLARSR; encoded by the coding sequence TTGGTTTTTGCGATCCCGGCAAACGGACAAACCGGCCGACAGTCCGCGACGCCGACCGGCATGGTGTATATCCCGGGCGGCGCGTTCCTGATGGGCAGTCCGGTTACGGAAACGGGACGCAGAAACGATGAAACGGCGCATCCGGTAACGGTCAGTTCCTTTTACCTTTCCCCTTTTGAAGTGACGCAGAGAGAATACCAGGCTCTGACGGGAACAAACCCCAGCGCTTGGAAAGGGGAAAACAACCCTGTTACGCATGTCAGCTGGTTTGACGCGATACGCTTCTGCAACGCCAAAAGCCGGCGGGAGGGACTCGCCGACGCTTATGAGATTAACGGGGAAAACGTAACCTGGAACCAAAGCGCCAACGGCTATCGCCTGCCAACCGAGGCGGAATGGGAATACGCCTGCCGCGCAGGTACTGTCACGCCCTTCAATACGGGCGAAACCATTACCGCCCGTCAGGCAAACTTCAATGACAAGAGCTTCTTTGGTTCAAACACGACGGGAGAATCCGGTAAACAGACGATGCCTGTGGGAAGTTTCGCCCCCAACGCCTGGGGGCTTTACGATATGCACGGAAACGTATGGGAATGGTGCTGGGATTGGTACGGCGCATACAGCGACGAAGCACAGCGCGATCCGCAGGGCGCGTCTTCGGGCTCCGCCCGTGTCGACCGCGGAGGAGCGTGGATCGAAGTCGGGCCGCAGAATCTCCGTTCCGCCTGCCGGGATCGACACCAACCGGCGGATAAAGGACGCCGTCTGGGATTTCGGCTCGCCCGTTCCCGCTGA
- a CDS encoding GNAT family N-acetyltransferase has product MNEEKFTVRALKDGDRAGAVAVEAAAMPGHRYLDDAWDLFTKKSKGALSGVFAGSEIIGIGKLTVLYGNFGWLETLRVDPEWQSQGAGKALYRSWAKEAEALGLTQVGMYTGATNVVSRHLAEINGLHMAGAYGEFTRAVRPLTKEECSDFVQVSPAEGEACLSPCYPEMKGGFLCLNQTYYPVGPGLGTCMAENGWLYTDGTTMLVLGARFQPEAGLFLPFLSGDAGKALTFADALAYRSGAALIRSVLSEEQTPYGEGFAATERKTITLWGKLKKEDVL; this is encoded by the coding sequence ATGAATGAGGAAAAGTTTACGGTAAGGGCGCTAAAAGACGGGGACAGAGCGGGCGCCGTCGCCGTGGAAGCGGCCGCCATGCCCGGTCATCGATACCTGGACGACGCCTGGGATCTTTTCACGAAAAAGAGCAAAGGAGCTTTGAGCGGGGTCTTCGCGGGGTCGGAGATCATCGGGATCGGGAAGCTGACGGTTCTCTACGGGAATTTCGGCTGGCTGGAGACGCTCCGGGTCGACCCCGAATGGCAGAGCCAAGGAGCGGGAAAAGCCCTTTACCGCAGCTGGGCCAAGGAAGCGGAGGCCCTGGGTCTCACGCAGGTCGGTATGTATACGGGCGCGACCAATGTCGTAAGCCGCCATCTGGCAGAGATTAACGGACTCCATATGGCGGGCGCTTACGGTGAATTTACGCGGGCGGTCCGGCCTCTTACGAAGGAGGAGTGTTCGGATTTCGTACAGGTCTCCCCTGCGGAAGGGGAAGCCTGCCTGAGTCCCTGTTATCCGGAAATGAAAGGGGGCTTTCTCTGCCTCAACCAGACATATTATCCCGTAGGCCCGGGACTCGGGACCTGCATGGCGGAAAACGGCTGGCTCTATACGGACGGAACGACCATGCTTGTCCTCGGGGCCCGATTTCAACCGGAGGCGGGGCTTTTCCTGCCCTTCCTGAGCGGAGACGCGGGCAAGGCCTTGACTTTTGCCGATGCTCTGGCATACCGGAGCGGCGCGGCTTTGATCCGCTCGGTCCTGAGCGAGGAGCAGACGCCTTACGGAGAAGGATTCGCGGCCACGGAGCGGAAGACCATCACATTGTGGGGAAAATTGAAAAAGGAGGATGTTTTATGA
- a CDS encoding sel1 repeat family protein has translation MKKIIILLCFALFVLDQRTRAFYRPDSFKAQLEAHRTNAESGDFESQFTLGLVYLLQDNYAEAGKYLKMAAKATNENMRAVLENLNSPEDYRNLKNSFENDAESGNIDLQILLGVAYFMGENFPMAERYLKPAADAGNDQAQFTLGAVYLLTGDIGSAEKYLKPNADAGNSPAQLILGGVYASRKEYTAAEKYLKPHADAGNADAQLTLGIMYEDQKKYDLAKQYMTLAKDAGHPGAEQALNDLAIRMLVKTSEASVAAEKSINNTILRYGMFALFAVVFLILRNSKQKRKFNGTHEENTQDSSEKADKNEPE, from the coding sequence ATGAAGAAAATTATTATTTTACTTTGTTTTGCGCTGTTCGTGTTAGATCAGAGAACCCGGGCATTCTACAGGCCAGACTCATTCAAAGCTCAACTGGAAGCACACAGGACAAACGCCGAAAGTGGCGACTTTGAATCACAGTTCACTCTGGGTCTGGTATACCTGCTTCAAGACAATTATGCGGAAGCGGGTAAATATCTAAAAATGGCGGCAAAAGCAACAAATGAAAATATGCGCGCAGTATTGGAAAACTTGAATAGCCCCGAAGATTATCGAAATCTGAAAAATAGCTTTGAAAACGATGCCGAAAGCGGAAATATCGACCTGCAAATTTTACTTGGCGTTGCATATTTCATGGGAGAAAATTTTCCCATGGCTGAGAGATATTTAAAACCGGCTGCCGATGCCGGGAATGATCAAGCGCAATTCACGCTTGGGGCAGTATATTTGCTGACGGGTGATATCGGTTCGGCGGAAAAATATTTAAAACCCAACGCAGACGCGGGCAACAGCCCTGCCCAATTGATTCTTGGGGGAGTATATGCCTCAAGAAAAGAGTACACTGCGGCGGAAAAATACTTGAAGCCACACGCTGACGCCGGAAATGCCGATGCTCAGCTGACTTTGGGAATCATGTATGAAGATCAAAAAAAATACGATTTGGCGAAACAGTACATGACATTGGCAAAAGATGCAGGACACCCGGGAGCTGAACAGGCTTTGAACGATCTTGCAATTCGTATGCTGGTAAAAACTTCAGAGGCAAGCGTTGCCGCAGAGAAATCAATAAATAATACCATCTTACGCTATGGCATGTTCGCCCTCTTTGCGGTTGTCTTTCTGATACTCCGCAATTCAAAACAAAAAAGAAAATTCAACGGGACGCATGAAGAAAACACGCAAGATTCAAGCGAAAAAGCCGATAAAAATGAACCTGAATAA